The following DNA comes from Phytohabitans rumicis.
CCTCGGGCTCGGCCAGCGCCCGATCCGCGGCTTCTTCCGGGCCGCCTACACCCCGCACGACGTACCCGGCCGGTGACGCCGCGCGCAGGGCTATGCTGTCGCGCGTGGACACGTCCATCCCCCAGACCGCCCGGATCTGGAACTACTGGCTGGGCGGCAAGGACAACTTCGCCGTCGACCGGCAGGTCGGCGACGAGATCCGGGCCGCGTTCCCGCAGATCGTCGAGAACGCCCGCGCCTCCCGCGCGTTCCTCGTGCGGGCGGTGACCTACCTGGCCGGCGAGGCCGGGGTGCGCCAGTTCCTCGACGTCGGCACCGGGCTGCCCACCGCGGACAACACCCACGAGGTCGCCCAGCGCGTCGAGCCGACCTCCCGGATCGTGTACGTCGGCCACGACCCGCTGGTGCTGGTGCACGCCCGCGCGCTGCTCACCTCCAGCTCCGAAGGGCCACCGACTACATCGACGCGGACGCCCGCCAGCCGGCCGCGATCCTGCGCGAGGCGGCCCGGACGCTCGACTTCACCCAGCCCATCGCGCTGATCATGTCCGGCCTGCTCGGGCACGTCACCGACGGCAGCGAGGCACGGTCCATCGTGGACCATTTCGTCGGCGCCCTGCCGTCCGGCAGCTACCTGACCGTCCTGGACGGCACCCGCAGCGAGCGGCACACCGAGGCCGAGCGCATCTGGAACGAGTCGGCCAAGCCGCCGTACCTGCTGCGCAGCCCGGACGAGATCGCCCGCTTCTTCACCGGTCTCGACCTGGTCGAGCCCGGCGTCGTCTCGGCGCCCCGGTGGCGGCCGGCGACCGACCCGCCCGACGAACTGGATGTCTACTGCGGAATCGGCCGCAAGCCCTAGACGGTTCCCCCCGGGGTGTTCGCCGAGCCGGCCGAAACCGCTAGCGTTCCCCGTATGCTGCCGCGCGAGCCCGACGTCACCGGTCTGGCGCTGGCGGCCCGCGACGGCGACCAAGAGGCCCTCGCCGCGTTCGTGCGCGCCACCCAGCCGCGGGTCCTGCGGTTCCTGGCCCACCTGGTCCACCCGCGGGCAGCGGAGGACCTGACGCAAGAAACCTACCTGCGCGCGGTGCGGTCGCTGCCCGGGTTCGCGGCCCGCTCGTCCGCGGTGACCTGGCTGCTGGCCATCGCCCGCCGGGTAGCGGCGGACCACATCCACGCCGTGCGCGCCGCGCCGCACGTCGTGGCCCTGGACGCCCGGCAGGCCGCGGCGGGCCGCTTCGAGGACTGGGTCATACTGCGCCAACTGCTGGACGCGCTGCCGATCGACCGGCGCGAGGCGTTCGTGGCCACCCAAGTGGCCGGTCTGACGTACGCGGAGGCGGCCCAGGTGTGCGACTGTCCGATAGGG
Coding sequences within:
- a CDS encoding sigma-70 family RNA polymerase sigma factor: MLPREPDVTGLALAARDGDQEALAAFVRATQPRVLRFLAHLVHPRAAEDLTQETYLRAVRSLPGFAARSSAVTWLLAIARRVAADHIHAVRAAPHVVALDARQAAAGRFEDWVILRQLLDALPIDRREAFVATQVAGLTYAEAAQVCDCPIGTIRSRVARAREDLMAALTTAA